Within the Telopea speciosissima isolate NSW1024214 ecotype Mountain lineage chromosome 4, Tspe_v1, whole genome shotgun sequence genome, the region gcacacatccctaggcatgcatcgagatgtgtgcgatATAACTCAatcgctggatgccccctgacaGCACCCTGTGCGCTGGGATCCCTAGAAACGATCTTAATCCTTCTTAATGGGGTTAGATTAAAATAACGGGATACTCAAGGAGTGGCGTTGATAATTTCCCATTCAAAAAACATCACCGTTTTTGCCTGATACCAACAATacatatctatttttttttgtgttttggaacaacaatacatatcgatatcgGCCAATATAGTATACATGAAATTTGAGGGGGTAAATATGCAAAccatttttaccaaaaataaataaaaatatgcaaACCATTTTTTTGTAGCCTTTttcgtaattttttttttttttgataagttcGTAATTTCAAACTTTAGTAAGGGTAATTTAGTTATTCAATTAGGTAGCAAAGCCGCTAAGAATATTCTGCGAACCTTCCCAGTAGCTTCCCagtgtttaaaatgtcaaagGCTTGGCTCAAGCCTTTCGTCGGTcctctttttgtgtttttttcctctctttctcctctcacTCTCTGAACTGTTCTCTTCTTGCCTCTCAGGCAATTTCGTTCATTTATCCCGCTTTGAAGCTGTTGCTTTGCTTTACCTGTTAAAACTttaaagcagagagagagaaagagtttaAGGAAGAAGACATTACTTTCTGCAGTTTCCATCCCCGGCCGGCCGCCACTAcctatttcttcttcatttatgtATCATGCGTGCAAGCCATTCTCAATCCACGTCCTATCTTTATCTATTTGTTAAGGGTTTTTTAAAGGTTTAACCCTTTGTAAGCTTCTTCATTCCTCATTCCACGAAACATCTTTGCTTCTCTGTGTCACTTTTATAAAACATCGCTTGGTTCTTAACCCTGTAGCTTCAATCGGCCTTGAAAGATCAAGTTTCTGGTGTTCCTTCTGGTCGATTAGGTGGGAGAAATTCTGGGCTCTGTGTGGTCTCTGATTCTGGTTTTATTCCAAGTTTGAAACAATTGTTGGCTTGAAGAGGTAAAGAGtgtggttttctttctttcttagtatttatttatctttttttgttggaaagtCGAGATTTTCCCTGACCAAGTAAGCCCAGCTTTAGGGGGTTTCAGCTGGAGTGTTGCATTTTTCAAATATGATTTTCAGATGATGCAGAGATAGGACTTTTCCACTAAAAATTATTACTTCAGCTGAGATCCGTTGTTTTAGAGGCAATTTTCTTGTTTATGGACTTGAATTCAAGGGTTTTGTACCATAGGTTCCGGAATCCAGATTGAATCTGAGTTTGTTTTGGGTTCTTGTCAGGTTCTGAGTATTGCATCGATGGGAGGACAGTTCAGCAAGAGGACAGGAGAGGCTCCTCCAGTCATTCATCTCGATACCAATTTGCAGTACATTGCCGAGCTGAGCTCATATGAAGTAGAATGCAGGCTCGATCCGGATTTGCAGTCCTTCGATTCCATCTTGCAGACCCGGACGAATCGTGTCATAAACACAGTTGCATCAGGAGTGGAGGTTCGAGCACTCTCCCTTGACTCACTGAAAGAAGTCACAGGAAGCCTCCTTGACATGGACCAGGAAGTCGTCAAAGTCATCTTAGATTGCAAGGAAGATATATGGAAAAACCCAGAACTCTCCGGGCTTGTTGAGGATTACTTTGAGAACAGTTTACAAACCTTAGATTTCTGCACGGCTTTGGATAAGTGCCTAAAGAAAGCCCGTGACAGCCAATTGATCCTTCATGTTGCATTGCAACAATTCGAAAAGGAGGATGggttagaagaaaagaagtatTTGGCGACGCTGGAGGAACTGAAAAATTTCAAGGCTGCTGGGAGCCCATTCATGAATGATTTCATCCAGGACTTCCAAACAGTTTACAAGCATCAGGTGTTGATGTTAAAGAAGTTGCAGATCCGAAAGAACAAACTTGATCGGAAGCTGACATCTGCCAAGGCATGGAGGAAGGTTTCAAACATTATCTTTGGTGCAACTTTTGCTGCCATCCTTATCTGTTCGGTGGTGGCTGCTGCAATGGCAGCACCTCCAGTTGCTGCTGCCATGGCAGCAGCGACTACAATCCCTATAGGAGCAATGGGTAGGTGGTTTGATTCACTGTGGCAGGGCTATGAGAATGCACTGAGAGGACAGAAGGAAGTAATTGGCTCAATGCAGATTGGCACTTATGTTGCAATCAAGGACTTGGATAGTATCCGGGTTCTGGTTGAGCGCTTAGAAATAGAGATCCTGACTCTAATGGAGAATGCTGATTTCGCCCTTAGACAAGGGGAGGCAGTGAAGATTGGAGTGGAGGAGATCAAGAAGAAATTGGAGGGTTTTATGAAAAGCATTGAAGATTTGAGTGAACAAGCTGACAGGTGCAGCCGGGATGTACGTAGGGCAAGGACAGTTGTTCTGCAGAAGATAATTAAACATCCTAACAACTGAAGAAACGTGTTGGTATGCACTGCTGACTGTTGTTTTTTCAGTAACTCTGTAATTTTCATGCTCTATGAATGTTTAGCAACAATTGTTAACTCCATGTCTTGGAGTCATTGGTATGGGCTCCTTATTTAGTGAAGAATATTAGAGGAAAGATTTGATACTTTCAGTTGTTAGCTTTGATTTTTGGcctgctttttgttttttttttttttttttttttttggggtggggtggggtggttgGGCAGGGGGCTAGGCAAAGAAAGTTATGGTTTTCAACTATTGTTGGCCTTATTCATATTCATAGAAAATGTAATTTTAAATACCATATGAATGCAGTCCACTAATTATAAATTTGTTGATGCGATATTTCAGATGTGATGCCCTTTTCTATATCGAAAATATGGAGCAAaattctccatctctctctctctctctctactagACATTAAATCTCTATTTTCAAGTAGTCAACCTCTCTGATTGCTATATTGATGATACCTTGATTACAGCAAATAGCCATTCCTCACACTAGTGTTACCGTCATGGTAGTGCAACTTTTAATGCCTACAGATGATCTTAAATCAACATAACCGAACAATCTATTCATCAAGAATCATAGCGCTAAGGATTCTAAGCAGCGTCCAATTGCATGATGGTGTGTGTCTCTGCTGTAAATAGCTAGCATCTTTCTGGTTCTTACTTTGTCATGAGAACAAGTAAAATAATCATAATCCAACTTAATCGATCAATCAATCACAAGCTCACAATACATAGTGTAAGATAAAGGATCTGAGATAAGAGTTTCGGACTATGGTGAAAATCTTGCACAATATGATCATAAAGCCTGAATGAACTAGCTCTGTGATATCAATTCCGACTACCTGGTGTGTGGATTCTGGATTGGCTCTCCATCAGTTGAATGATTGTTCTAAGTTCATGATGGATATCAACTTTTTCAGCTCGTGAATGTCTGGGCCGGGCCACAAGCCCACAGGCTTAGTCCAATGTCAGTTTTGTTTTGGCCCTATTTCCGTAGTCCATGGCCTGGCTTCCAAAGTTGAATCTGTAAACAAGACCCATCCAACTAGGgttttacttttctaaaaagggtcattCTTTTTCTCTACAAAGAGTCGTGTTCTTCCCTTGTTAGATTTTCACTGCATAGTTTATTGTTTTAGAGTCTAGAGATCCTCTTACAGTGGTCAGAAGCCACTGTTCCTTGATGCAGGGTTGGGATTGGGTAGTGAGGCTCTACCTTCCCCCATCGctctctctcatacacacataacattctttccttttttgttcttaGATCACTATTAATGAGGCTCCAAGTATGATACACAATGCATATCATGACTCTTTTTAAGTGCATACCAGGTATTGCACTACCTGGTCAGTGTCCACAAAGCCATTTTCTGAATCCTTGTGATGGGACATCTTCCTTGCATCTTATCCTGGAATATGTTTTGATTTATTAAGGCTCTTCAGTTGAGAACATGTTGGATAATATAGTTTAGTTTCCGGCTTCCACAATCTCATAGTGGAAGGAGATTCAGCCAGTCATAGCTTGGATGAGCTCAGACTGACAGATTTTTTGGAGGTTTTCACATGTCATTAAGTGCATCAGTTCTACTGCTTCTAAAATGAACTGCTTGTTCAATTGGAAGGCCAGGTCCGCTAATGACATAGTAGACCAGCTGGCAAAACAGGGATTATTAGGCTGACTCGGAGTTTTGGGAGTTCTTTTCCACTGGCAGATTAAGATCATCTGTTATGATGCTACTTTTCTGGAGATCATATGTTCAGCTCAATCTGTTATCTTGGGTTTCCTATCTATCTATCCAAGAAGTTTAACTCAAGTTATACAGGTTTTATTCAGATCTCAGTGGCAGAGGACCCAGATTGGAATGTCTGAATGTTGCAAGGTGTCCAAAGAACTGGCATTAGTGTTTTGAATGGAAGAGCAAACTCCTGTGGAAGGGCCTCCCAGAAGGATGCCCCTTTCCAATATGTCTCCACGTCCTATTTTTCCACCATCCTCACGGgcaatgggaaaaaaattgtaTGATATTGTTGAAGTTGTGACAAAGTAGGATAAAAGAAaccagcaagaagaagagagaagaggtagagaGGGGGGACTACCATTTAGAAGGAGAAAAGATACTCCCCCACTGGTAGCAATAAGATTTATAACGACTTAACAATAGTCTAGATTACAAGTATGTCCTTGGTTTATGTACACCCTCGCATAAACCTAAAACAGTAACATataaagactaaaatacccctgaaAATACCCAACGGTAGACATAGTAGACTTAATTCCTTAAACACTCCAAGCTGGAGCATAGGaaatatatatgctccagcttagAACAACTAGAACAGGAATCACCATCAGATCCAGACTTGAACAGATATTACCGTTGTAAAAGTTGTTGACTGCAAGCAACCAAATCACAAGAAAAATCTCTTCCAGTCACAGCACCGACAAAAGAACTGCAAAAAGGAGAAATGTCCAATCACAGCACCACATAAACATATCAGCCATCAACAACaactgagaaaaaaaaatcttcgtgaagaagaaatcaagataACAATATAAGCGGCAGAAAATATCTGCTGCAGACCAGAAATCACCAACAGTAGCAGATAAACAAATCATTGCTGCAGGCTAAAAAACATCAACACCGATAGCAGAAACCCAGAAAATAGTAGCAGTGGAAGATGAACTAATCGCTACTGCGTGGCAGAAATCTGAAATCTTCAACTAGAACTTTAAACAAACAGTATAGAGAAATCttcaacaagaagaactccagGCAGATAAGAAATCCACAATAACACCTTTTCAATAAGAAGACAAACATACAATCTTCAATAAGAAGATGGGCAGATAACATATAATCTTCAATAAGAAGATAGGCAGATAGCAAATAATCTTAAATAAGTGGTGGAAGCCCAATAAGAGTACAGGAAGATATGTGAGATGGAAACTCAGAGTTGCAGAGAAGAAAGGATAGCTCCACAACCACAGTTGTGTACACACACCACAGCATTCTCAAatctatttcttttcattctaaaaaatggattttgttggttacaagcatataaagagaagaaacaaacaaagaCTACTAACTGGAATGTAAAACCCAAACTAACTCAAACTCTATTTCCTATTTCCTACGTAACCTATTCAAAGAAAAACACGATTatatgaaagaaataaaagaaagactACCAATTAAACCACTACCAgcctttattagaccaaaaaccTACGTTGGCTCGCTCTTGTTTAGGTTTTGGTTTCTAAAGCTGGTTGTATTGGTCCAACCACTCTAAAGccactgcatcaactctcctccTATGAAAAGAACTTGACTCCGTCGAGTTTGGATAAGGACCAAGGAGGCCATCAAGTCAACACGCTGGAGGAGGAATGATTTCTCTACCTTCTCGAGCTTAATGTTGGGGAGATCTTTAGTGGGAAGAAACTTCATTTCTTTGTTGCTGTGCTTGAAAATGTAGGTATTCGTATACCCACATTTCTTTGTTGCCGTCTTGAAAGCGAGCAGCAAGCTGTTGGTTGAACCAATAGGGGCTCTGGCAGAAGGTACCACCAGACACCCAATCCTGGGCTCTCTGTTCCCTATCATCCCCAAGCACAGTGACTACGGGTGGGTTTGAATTAGGTTGGCTGTGGCAGGTTAAAGTATGTTCACCGATCCCCCTCTAGATGCAGTCGTCGTTGCATCTTTGACCGGTTTGTACTTACTTGTGGAGTGAATGGAAGACCCGGCAGAAGTCTGTGTTGTGTTCAACTCGGCGGCAAAAGTATGCTACGTGTTTCAAAGAAGATAGATGACGGGAGTCCAAGAGTTCAGGCAAAGGTGACTTTTCAAGAATTGATACCAACCTAGATAAAGAGAGATTTCTTGGTCAAATCATCAAGAACAGCAAACACAGGTCCTTTGTAGAGAGGTTTCTTGATCGGATCATCAAGAACAATAACTGCAGATCCGTTAATCAATAGATTACCTTCAGTCTTCATGTTCAAATCTCATGATCAATCAAGAACAGCAACAAGCGGAATTATTGCTGCAAATATGAATAGACTCTTGTAGAGACTCTCAAAATAGATTTAACCAGACAAAATCTTAGTTAGACCTACTCTGCTACGATGTGAAGTAGGACAAAAGAaaacagcaagaagaagaagaagaagagaggagaggaagttgatagaagaagaagaagaggtagagaGGGAGACTACCGGTTAGAAGGAGAAAAGATACTCCCCCACCCGTAGCAGTATAATTTATGACAACTTTACAATAGTCAAGATTACAAATATACCTTTGGTTTATGTACACCCTCACATAAACCTAAAACAGTAACATATAAAGACTAAAATACACTTGAAAACACCCCTACAGTAGACATAATAGACTTACTTCATCTACAGAAGTTTTATACCTCCATGTCGTATAACTCCTTTTACAAtgcacaaaataaataaattaataaatgggCAAACATGGACGGCTGATAAATACATGGTTGCACGCCAATACACGGGAGGGAATTTGATTGGACTAGGtcctgaaatttgacatgtggctgaTCTAATACTAAACCTATCCATTCCAATGGTCAGCATCATCCAGGTACGTGGCTATAAATTGATGACACACCTTGTAAGCTTATTAGGATAGCCTGTCCTCATGAAACTTTTGCCTTTTAATAATAGATAAATAGCTTATACTAAATAAGAAAGGCATTAGTCTTGTGGAAAAAGAAAGCAATCTTGTGAAGAATACAATTGTCATACACTAAGACAAGATGTTTAAAAAGGATTCTCTTAAGTTCATTGTAGACTCTGCATTGATAATTGAAGAAAGGTTCGGGTTAAAGTTATGTTCTTCTCGAGCAAAGGCTGAAGAAGAACAGAAGCTTTGGATATATGGAGCAAGGAGTTTGCAAATAATAAAGATTTGGTGAAGAGGGAAGTTTCCCCTATCAAATGAGTAAATGTCTCTTGTAAGATAAGTTCTAAGGAAGACAGGATAGCTTTCTGAGATGCAAATCAGCTTGAAATAAAGGAAGCCTGCTATAATGTTGACATCTGATGTGGCAGAGTGAGGCATTGGAGCTGACCCCTTAAGCTAGCAAGTCTAGTTGTAGAGATGGTAAGAGTGACTGCTGCGAGTCTGAGCTGGCATGcttcattctttggttcattgaAATTTGAGCAAATAATTCATCACTACATCTGAGTAGACTTATGTCCATTTTAACTATTGCATGTTCCTTCATGTATATCGCTATGTCAATCATAATTTTTATTGTTCCAAGCAGTACTGTCTCAGAATTTCCAGAGGCAGCTATAGTCCAGTGAGAGTCATGCGAACTGGTAAATGGGGTGAATCTGTTCTTTAAAATCAAGATTACCTGTTGATCTTTCTTATCTTCAGATCTACCTCCAATTCAAGGGAATCCATCAATGCCAGCTCGTCCAAGGTTATGGAGACAGAATAATAAAAGTCTTGTTAGTGTGTTCTTTCCTAATGCAATAATTGGACTTCACCACAAACTTGTATCTTCTTGCTAAATTTACTTGATGTTGAATTCATCCCAGTTAGTCTCAATTGTTTCTGCTATATGGAAAATCAAGTTCATGATAATGGGGCTTTTCAGTTGTATTACAATAAGAGAAATTTGACTGCTATCCATAATTGATTTATGGAACTCATTAGAAATACCATTTCTAAGAGagtatttttttcaatttgtcaTTTATCTACTTTTAATTGTTATAACGTAGAATGAGTATATTGAGCTGCATAAGGAGACCAGAATAATCGTAATAGAGAATGGAATTCACCACAGTCAGCACTCACTTGGGAAATAAGCAGCTACTAGCTCTCCAAGGATTGTGGGTGTAAACAGATGAAAACAATGGCTAAATTAAATGCATTTCTGCTGAAAACCAACTTTGTAGATTCCCTTTTTAAAAGTTAGTAACGCAGGGGTGTACTTGTAATACCCTTGCTTATTAGGATCGTATGTGTGTGTTATATAAGTAATAATCGCATACTTGTAATTCTTTACACTTTTAATTAACCTCCTACTACCAATTGGGAGGTTAATCCGTTCTCTCCAATCGGCAGTACAAGTTTTGCTGGTGCAGAAAAGGAGAATCTTACTTACtcccgcaagaagaagaagaagagccagCTCGTGGCTTAGTGTTAGTTATCTTTTATcgtttttattttaagttgtttatttAGTTTTGAACTCCCTCAACTGCATGTGGGATGTTTCCTTTTGgactttacttttctttttatgcTATTTTTGCTATTAGCAATTAGGATTCTACATTCCTGATCAGATTAGGATTGTTTCATTAGCTTTTCTATATAAACACAGCTTATAAGGGCCTTGCCACAATTTGATGAGTAAGAATTTTATCGTCTTCTTCAATGGAGCTTGTGTGCGTACCAGTGTAGTGTAGGAGATCCTTGGGAACAGAGAGATTCTGGTCCCGGTTATAGGTTGTTACAATATCATAGTTAGAAACCAATAATcacaagagagaagaagaagaagaagaagaatttaatTGCTGAAAAGGCTAGCAACCAATGGTTACAGCCTTCCCCCTTCATTCAATATATAGTAAACAGAATATACAGATTCGTAATAGGAATAGGAAAGTAAAACAGAGTCCTAGAGTCCTAGACTAatatgagaagaaagaagaaggaaataaggACACTCATTACCGATAGGATCATAAGACACACACACAACCCACGATAGGTAGGACTCTTCCCATCGTGGAAACATACAATAAACCCAGTCCCTATCGGTTTAGCACTCCCCTTCaaagctggagcatacaagtcacccatgcccagcttagAACAGCCCTTCCGGAACGCAGGACCAAACAGAGGTGTACTTGTAGTATCTTTGCTTGAGGGGGGAGTTAGTAGCGCAGGGGTATACTTGTAGTATCTTTGCTTATTAAGGGTCTTATGTGTCTTATGTGAGTGTTACATTAGTAATAAGGGCATACTTAATTCTGTACACTTTTAGTTATAAATATACCCTACTACTATTGATTGGGAGGTTAAGCTATTCTCTGTATTCTCATCATTTCTCTCTTAAGgttctgtcttcttcttttcttcttctagttgtcATTGTTGGTTGGTCTAGGTTTGAAACTGTCGCAGCCCTTGTGTTCAATCAATCAGTCCTTGTTATTTTCTTGTACTATAAATCAAGAATCAAAGTAGCAGAATACACTGAATAGTAATCGGTCTCATTGCTATCAAAAACTAGCTGCATGTGAGTACCTAAATGCTTCAGTTTGACTTGGATTCCTATTGGctattgttttatttctatattGGTAAATGAAAATTTATTGTTGAGAAACACCGGTCGCTTGCAGAAAAGCATGTCCAGAAACATCATTcttcaaaaatatttgaaacCTTCCTTCGCAGAGAGAAACTCCATCTCTTAGGGATATCTTCATCTGTACCTACAGTCCCCATGGTATCTAAAACCATGTTGTCGTTGCTGTGGTTAATTGATTATGAACTGCTTCCCAGTAAACTCCGTCGCTTTATTAGCATGTGCAATCAAAGATTCCATAGCCTCCAGGGATTAAGGTAGACATTAAACAGATTACAAGCTTCAAGCCTTCTGAAACTTGTGCTTGACCAGAAGCTAGGAAAATTTCAAGTGAATTGTGAGATCTTTTATGGCAGGCCCCTAAGCCTCCATTATTGTCACTCTATTTAGCTTGGATTATCTTGTAGCTTAAAGCAAACTGAGTCATTCTGATGTACTGTCAACTCCAGTTTTCTTATCTTACTGTTGAACCCTAGTTCATTTTGCAATGGAAACTTGGTACAAAGTGGGGAAATAACTTTTCATTTCTTGTTTGTCGTTTGGTCCTTATTTTCTGGTTGTACCCACTTCTTGCTTCTTTCTGCACTTCTCTGTCTGTTAATTATGGTTGAGTTTCATATAGCCAACTGGAAGGTATATGCACCAATGATTCATTGGGATTGTGGATGGTCACTGATTTTATAttggtcaaaaaaaaaaaaacatttctgtGTTCTACTTTCTGCTCCTTACAGAGTCTACTGTCAcaactctcttcttttttttttcctttcggAGAAACAAGGGAAGATTAATTTATATCTAAAGGGGCATTCACAGCCCGGCTAATGCAAGTGTATAAAGAAGATCAACCAAGTATCAATGAAACAGCAACACAAGTCAAATAATAGTTTCAGTGACTAATCTCTACTAAGTTTGGGACAATTCTGAACTCATGTGCACTTTAACATCCCTTGCACCTCTTTAGAAGGCAGACTACAACAACTTAAACTATTTTAGTTGTATCTGAATGCTTATTGTAGAAAATTGGATACTTTATTACTGTTCAGATAGGTAAAGCAATGTAGCTTTCAACTCCAGAGGCAACTAAATTAGTGTTTATTTTTGCTGTGCACTCCAGCGGTTCAGTATCTCTGCCTCCAACCATGGTTCCTCTACAAAGATTTTAGACCTTGAAAAAAGAGATGAACTGGTTTTATGTTTCTGGGAAGAATTTGTGGTACTAACTGCACCAAATATCGATTAGATTTCCTTGCATCCATTATTTAGATTAGTTGAACAGAGAAAGGCATATCTTAGGATCATGGCAATTGGATTATAGGACCATAAAGGTAAGAAGTTTAGACTTCATTTAGATGTGAAACTGATAGCAAGGTGCTCAAAGTAACAATCATGGCATCACAGCCAGGTTCAGTCTCAATAGGTTGTTGGTACTACAACCTATATCATGCCCATGGTTTATTGCTCTACCAATATCTTACATATGGGCAAACATGAACTGACCATCTCATCTAGACATGCTTCAACTTGTTGTACTAGCCCTGCCAATTAAAaccccccctcctccctccccccccaaaaaaaaaaaaaaaaagaagaagaaggcaatgacagggaAGCCTTTTAGAACCATGGATCTTGATtttaaacccttttttttttttctggtcaCAACAAAATTTATCAGGCATTATTGTCTAGAAGTATTGTGATTGTTCCACTATTTTGGTGATGATGTTTCAGCACAGATTGATAATGGGGTTACTACATTGGAGTAGTGGAAGTGTGTGACGCAGGCTTTTGAAATTATGTTCAAAATAATGCAAGGATGTAGTGTCCAAGTATATACAGAATATCTCTATTTCAAGTTGATATTGAAACCCATGTTCACTTACCATATGTATTGATCTGGTCTTTGCAGTTATGATGGTATGGAAAGTTTATTGAATGTGTAGCTCCAGGCATTTCTTTGAATTATTGGTTAGGCAttcttaggaatttttttttcagtggCAAATCATATAGTTCATCAATAGGATAATGTACCAGTCACTGGGGATGTCAATGGATTAAGTGGAACCAATCACAGTTATCTCATCTGACTTGATTTGATAAAGCTTGTGTAGGTATCATAGGTTATGTCCAGGTCATATCGATACCTTTTCGAGTGCAAGGGCAAGAGCCACTCAGTTGAATTGGATTGGAGTAAGGGTCAACCCTAAGCCACAAACCCAAGCGTAGAAGCCCATCCATCATCAAAGAATGCATTAGGACTTAGGAGGTGAGGAAAGAGGGGAAGGTAATCTGAGTCCTGCTTGCTTGTAAGCTAATAATAACCAAGCTGAAactctctctgttttttcatatttttctaaTGACAAGTGCATTTGCTTCCTGTTTATATATGCCTTTTTATTAGGGAAGTTGCAGGTAGGTAGATGGTGGGTCTTCTTAATTTTTCTTAAATCTTGTTTATGTTGTGCAAATTTCACTGTTTCAAGCTTTACAATGAGATTGCAGGGGTGTGGGAGTTAGGTGGTCTGTCACTGTACCTGGAAAACAtggaattatttttttctctttctttctaccCTCTTCCTAAATTATTATAGGAAAACTGGTGAGCTACTGAGGTGAGCATAAATCTCCATCTAAGATAtccaaggataaaaaaaaacacgtgAATGTTTAAGATCAAGATCAAGAATTTGGGTTACCAAACATAGCCATAGTATCTGAGAAGTGATTGTGAGAAGAGGATGGTGTTATCGGACGACGGCCAGAGAAGCTGATGATATGCAATGGTTGGTGGCTCAAAATTGTACATAATTTTGTAGGCAAATTTCATGGGTTTGCATTTATAATGATATTTCCATTGTgatggtcacgggttcgagtttctggaaacagcctctttgcaaaGTGGGGGTAtgactgcatacattatgaacTTCTTCAGTGACAGGAGCTTTGTGGCGCTGGGTACTGCgctgggtacgcctttttttgTGAATTGGGTGTTATGTATGGGAATCTAGAATGGATCATAGAAGAGAGACGGATAAGTGGGTAAACAGACGATGCAAAGGTTTGCAATTGCGGCGTAGTTACGTGTAGACATTGCATTTCTGCGACAACTGTGTCTACTTGTGGGCGGCAGAGGCGTGTCACCAGGGGGTTGGGCCGGAGAGTTTTTGTATTGAAGACTTGCATTGGTCGGTGGGAACATTCTGTAATTTGCCTCTTTTCCAGGGGTCTATATTGTGTATTTTGTACCGCAGGAATAAATAGTCATTAATAAATCATTTGtctacatgacttgggtgttgGGATCATGGTTTTACTGCACGGTATTGGCAACATGCAAAatcgatacaatatcgatacggtatcggcttggatcggttgtatcaaacaaaattacctctgaattttaaaaaaaaatgagttttctgaccattttaccctttgttcgTATCGTGCCactgatacggtatcggtatcgatgactagcaaaaccagTATGTATTGCACAATACaggtgatacgataccgatacttagaaccatggttgggattgggatttggaTTTCGGAGCaaatcctctctttttttttaaacatttaaGGTGTGGACTGTGGAGGTCAATCTTTCTAACTTAACCTTACTAGCCGATCTAGCgcttgc harbors:
- the LOC122658500 gene encoding UPF0496 protein 1-like, whose product is MGGQFSKRTGEAPPVIHLDTNLQYIAELSSYEVECRLDPDLQSFDSILQTRTNRVINTVASGVEVRALSLDSLKEVTGSLLDMDQEVVKVILDCKEDIWKNPELSGLVEDYFENSLQTLDFCTALDKCLKKARDSQLILHVALQQFEKEDGLEEKKYLATLEELKNFKAAGSPFMNDFIQDFQTVYKHQVLMLKKLQIRKNKLDRKLTSAKAWRKVSNIIFGATFAAILICSVVAAAMAAPPVAAAMAAATTIPIGAMGRWFDSLWQGYENALRGQKEVIGSMQIGTYVAIKDLDSIRVLVERLEIEILTLMENADFALRQGEAVKIGVEEIKKKLEGFMKSIEDLSEQADRCSRDVRRARTVVLQKIIKHPNN